In Amphiura filiformis chromosome 1, Afil_fr2py, whole genome shotgun sequence, the following are encoded in one genomic region:
- the LOC140169227 gene encoding receptor-type tyrosine-protein phosphatase epsilon-like produces MVTNLTESGKNSGDESQTLEVCQFHYTTWPDFSVPDNGSAFLNFVKIVNNYRIEDMQPTIVHCSAGVGRTGTFIAIESLMKQANDEKQIDVFKFVSDMRNNRMQMIQTSEQYQFIFEALVEYVMFGDTSIPVSGFHETFRQLKIGDSETNQSGFDIQFKNLEDVSLLPKPEECKAGATDENINKNRFRSIIPGTFVL; encoded by the exons ATGGTAACAAACTTGACAGAAAGTGGTAAA AATTCTGGTGATGAATCTCAAACACTCGAAGTCTGTCAATTTCATTATACAACGTGGCCAGATTTCTCGGTTCCAGATAATGGCTCCGCATTTCTCAACTTTGTCAAAATCGTTAACAACTACAGAATTGAAGATATGCAACCAACAATAGTACACTGCAG tgcTGGTGTTGGACGTACAGGTACTTTTATTGCCATAGAGTCCTTAATGAAACAAGCAAATGACGAGAAGCAGATTGACGTATTTAAGTTCGTGTCTGATATGAGAAATAATCGAATGCAGATGATTCAAACTTCT gagCAATACCAGTTTATCTTTGAGGCACTTGTTGAATACGTTATGTTTGGCGATACTTCAATACCTGTATCTGGATTCCATGAAACATTCAGGCAACTCAAGATTGGTGATTCCGAAACGAACCAATCTGGATTCGACATTCAATTCAAG AATCTAGAAGACGTAAGCTTGTTACCGAAACCAGAAGAATGCAAGGCAGGAGCAACTGATGAGAACATTAACAAAAATAGATTTAGAAGTATAATACCAGGTACGTTTGTTCTATGA